One part of the Solanum dulcamara chromosome 8, daSolDulc1.2, whole genome shotgun sequence genome encodes these proteins:
- the LOC129900956 gene encoding uncharacterized protein LOC129900956 isoform X1, translated as MHGCSGCLGSDSKTKLTSSVHESLNEKKHLDHLVHKAKLSADFWTTSTPDMENYSAAQSQGSISSISTSTQTANAHGVANRNNHSEFINHGFIYWNQIRQQWVGRKIPEKQPKQLLEPKLSWNATYDSLLGSNKPFPKRIPLAEMVDFLVDVWEQEGMYD; from the exons ATGCATGGG TGCAGTGGTTGTCTGGGGTCCGATAGTAAAACCAAATTAACTTCTTCGGTGCATGAGTCACTGAATGAGAAGAAACATCTAGATCATTTAGTACATAAAGCTAAGCTATCGGCGGATTTTTGGACAACCAGCACGCCTGACATGGAGAACTACAGTGCAGCTCAATCTCAAGGAAGCATCTCGTCAATTAGTACATCTACTCAGACAGCCAATGCTCATGGTGTTGCAAATAGAAACAACCATTCTGAATTTATAAATCATG GATTTATTTACTGGAACCAAATCAGACAGCAGTGGGTTGGACGTAAAATTCCTGAGAAGCAACCAAAACAGCTGCTTGAACCCAAATTAAG TTGGAATGCTACCTATGATAGTCTGCTGGGGAGCAACAAGCCATTTCCCAAGCGTATCCCACTTGCT GAAATGGTAGATTTTCTTGTGGATGTTTGGGAGCAGGAAGGAATGTACgattga
- the LOC129900956 gene encoding uncharacterized protein LOC129900956 isoform X2 — MGGCLGSDSKTKLTSSVHESLNEKKHLDHLVHKAKLSADFWTTSTPDMENYSAAQSQGSISSISTSTQTANAHGVANRNNHSEFINHGFIYWNQIRQQWVGRKIPEKQPKQLLEPKLSWNATYDSLLGSNKPFPKRIPLAEMVDFLVDVWEQEGMYD, encoded by the exons ATGGG TGGTTGTCTGGGGTCCGATAGTAAAACCAAATTAACTTCTTCGGTGCATGAGTCACTGAATGAGAAGAAACATCTAGATCATTTAGTACATAAAGCTAAGCTATCGGCGGATTTTTGGACAACCAGCACGCCTGACATGGAGAACTACAGTGCAGCTCAATCTCAAGGAAGCATCTCGTCAATTAGTACATCTACTCAGACAGCCAATGCTCATGGTGTTGCAAATAGAAACAACCATTCTGAATTTATAAATCATG GATTTATTTACTGGAACCAAATCAGACAGCAGTGGGTTGGACGTAAAATTCCTGAGAAGCAACCAAAACAGCTGCTTGAACCCAAATTAAG TTGGAATGCTACCTATGATAGTCTGCTGGGGAGCAACAAGCCATTTCCCAAGCGTATCCCACTTGCT GAAATGGTAGATTTTCTTGTGGATGTTTGGGAGCAGGAAGGAATGTACgattga
- the LOC129899060 gene encoding methyl-CpG-binding domain-containing protein 11, producing MASPMEKGTNNDEIVSVELPAPPSWKKMFTPKQGGTPKKNEVVFITPTGEEVKNRKQLEQYLKAHPGNPAISEFDWSTGETPRRSARISEKVKASRPPSLLESPKKKRRTSSGTKKDSKEKDAAKVEKESSETKGMESAKEENENLEKKAGQAEAEMEDKGKKEVEAAEQHEHIEVAELPPAEKPDSESEEFHSADDGNQDKSENAEAEMKDKRKKEEEAAEEDERIKGAELPPGDKPEPECEEVHSADVGKPNKSENADIEEKQVSGEKLESQNKPQEVVVEGTNVTIGGSVNQAEHAVNGESKDAHGNDGEHRPKEEEKEMEGTDLAMGNNNINQPGLVHSQQRQSPAPISC from the exons ATGGCAAGTCCTATGGAGAAGGGGACAAATAATGATGAAATTGTGTCGGTGGAGCTACCTGCACCTCCTTCTTGGAAAAAAATG TTCACACCAAAGCAAGGGGGTACCCCGAAGAAGAATGAGGTTGTATTTATCACTCCAACAGGAGAGGAGGTCAAAAACCGCAAACAGTTGGAGCAGTATCTCAAAGCACACCCTGGAAACCCTGCTATTTCAGAATTTGATTGGAGTACTGGTGAGACTCCAAGGAGATCAGCAAGGATCAGTGAGAAGGTGAAGGCATCGAGACCACCTTCACTACTTGAATCACCAAAGAAAAAACGCCGGACATCGTCTGGTACAAAGAAAGATAGCAAGGAAAAGGATGCTGCAAAAGTTGAAAAGGAAAGTTCAGAAACTAAAGGGATGGAATCTgccaaagaagaaaatgaaaacttGGAGAAGAAAGCTGGACAAGCAGAAGCTGAAATGGAGGACAAGGGGAAGAAAGAGGTGGAAGCTGCAGAACAACATGAGCACATAGAGGTCGCTGAACTCCCCCCTGCAGAGAAGCCAGATTCTGAATCTGAGGAATTTCACAGTGCTGATGACGGCAATCAGGACAAGTCGGAAAATGCAGAAGCTGAAATGAAGGACAAGAGGAAGAAAGAGGAGGAAGCTGCGGAAGAAGATGAGCGCATAAAAGGCGCTGAACTGCCCCCTGGGGATAAGCCAGAGCCTGAATGTGAGGAAGTTCACAGTGCTGATGTTGGTAAACCGAACAAGTCAGAAAATGCAGATATTGAGGAAAAACAAGTATCTGGAGAAAAGCTGGAGTCTCAAAACAAGCCACAAGAAGTCGTTGTGGAAGGGACCAATGTCACAATAGGAGGAAGTGTCAACCAAGCAGAACATGCTGTTAATGGGGAATCTAAGGATGCCCATGGAAATGATGGCGAACATAGGCCGAAAGAGGAGGAGAAAGAAATGGAAGGAACTGATTTAGCTATGGGAAATAACAATATTAACCAACCAGGGTTGGTTCATTCCCAGCAGCGTCAATCACCTGCGCCTATTAGCTGCTGA
- the LOC129899061 gene encoding phosphatidylcholine:diacylglycerol cholinephosphotransferase 1-like has translation MNVETLHLRYPPSSTFSTRLHCSINELQFENMETKDDNKITDMKKRPPSDFGDSGWLSNTFFMRLTARDVFGVVKYHPIPCIFAASLFFFMGVEYTLHMVPSSSPPFDLGFIATRPLHRLLDSKPALNTLLAGLNTGFVGMQMVYIVWAFLIEGRPRATIATLFMFTCRGILGYATQLPLPEDFLGSGADFPVGNVSFFLFYSGHVAASVIASLDMKRMQRWKLSYLFDTLNVLQTVRLLSTRGHYTIDLAVGVGAGILFDSLAGKYEENRKKELLADSADGTTNGAFHNSKLHENGEYLSLSSD, from the exons ATGAACGTAGAAACTCTCCATCTTCGTTATCCTCCATCGTCTACCTTCAGCACTAGATTACATTGCTCGATTAACGAACTCCAATTTGAAAACATGGAAACGAAAGACGACAATAAAATTACTGACATGAAGAAGAGACCGCCCTCAGATTTCGGTGATTCGGGGTGGTTGAGCAATACATTTTTCATGAGATTGACAGCTAGGGATGTATTCGGTGTGGTGAAGTACCATCCTATACCGTGCATCTTCGCTGCCTCTTTGTTCTTCTTCATGGGGGTGGAATACACTCTTCATATGGTACCATCTTCCTCCCCACCATTCGATCTGGGATTCATCGCTACGCGTCCCCTTCATCGTTTGCTTGATTCGAAACCTGCTCTCAACACTCTTCTTGCTGGCCTTAATACG GGATTTGTGGGGATGCAAATGGTGTACATAGTATGGGCTTTCTTAATTGAAGGGCGGCCACGAGCGACTATTGCTACACTGTTCATGTTCACATGCAGAGGCATTCTCGGATATGCTACGCAGCTACCATTACCAGAG GATTTCCTGGGCTCGGGAGCTGATTTTCCAGTAGGAAATGTGTCCTTCTTCTTGTTCTATTCGGGGCATGTTGCAGCATCCGTCATTGCATCGCTGGATATGAAGCGTATGCAGAGATGGAAATTGTCTTATTTATTTGACACCTTGAACGTATTGCAAACGGTGAGATTGTTGAGTACCAGGGGTCACTACACTATTGATTTGGCTGTTGGAGTTGGTGCTGGAATTTTGTTTGATTCTCTGGCTGGAAAGTATGAGGAGAACAGGAAAAAGGAATTACTTGCAGATAGTGCTGATGGCACCACGAATGGAGCGTTTCATAACTCGAAATTGCACGAAAATGGTGAATATTTAAGTCTTTCTTCAGATTAG